A genomic window from Salvia splendens isolate huo1 chromosome 11, SspV2, whole genome shotgun sequence includes:
- the LOC121753556 gene encoding uncharacterized protein LOC121753556 isoform X1: MADRRDAHKTRQFAQGSAEPRRYSTGHRGEFDLRERLQRNRSPSRNSPDKREGKAIQTTHGDSSPGKRIDDRNVQKRRRWDARGDYSGRMSDGTLDKMREAHYDKKTLQMYLEDKVKEADSLTSEVHELKRQLSKEKEERERFTTNVKKFIEVHYSHLRLEDELKKSQAQLKNLVAQLELDVGTRRVFSSSEEEGELKRSQGELQNLGEPNSSSRRLRSRVEVHGKSPQG, translated from the exons ATGGCAGATCGGAGGGATGCGCACAAGACAAGGCAATTTGCCCAAGGCTCCGCCGAACCCCGCCGCTATTCTACTG GACATCGAGGTGAATTTGACTTGCGAGAAAGGCTCCAAAGGAACCGTTCTCCATCGCGTAACTCACCAGATAAAAGAGAGGGAAAAGCAATACAAACCACTCATG GAGACAGCTCTCCTGGGAAAAGGAT TGATGACAGAAATGTGCAGAAGAGAAGGCGTTGGGATGCCCGTGGTGATTACTCTGGCAGGATGTCAGATGGGACTTTAGATAAG ATGAGAGAAGCGCACTATGACAAAAAAACGCTCCAG ATGTACTTAGAGGACAAGGTTAAGGAAGCTGATTCGTTAACTTCTGAAGTTCATGAACTTAAGAGGCAACTTtcgaaagagaaagaagagcGGGAAAG GTTTACTACGAACGTCAAAAAGTTCATCGAAGTACATTACTCTCACTTGCGATTAGAAGACGAACTAAAGAA ATCACAGGCTCAGCTTAAGAATTTGGTTGCGCAGCTTGAATTAGATGTAGGGACTCGCAGGGTATTTTCCTCGAGTGAAGAGGAGGGCGAACTGAAGAG ATCACAGGGTGAGCTTCAGAATTTGGGCGAACCGAATTCTTCCTCACGTAGGCTGAGGTCACGTGTCGAAGTTCATGGGAAATCACCTCAAG GTTAG
- the LOC121753556 gene encoding uncharacterized protein LOC121753556 isoform X2, which translates to MTFLNISGHRGEFDLRERLQRNRSPSRNSPDKREGKAIQTTHGDSSPGKRIDDRNVQKRRRWDARGDYSGRMSDGTLDKMREAHYDKKTLQMYLEDKVKEADSLTSEVHELKRQLSKEKEERERFTTNVKKFIEVHYSHLRLEDELKKSQAQLKNLVAQLELDVGTRRVFSSSEEEGELKRSQGELQNLGEPNSSSRRLRSRVEVHGKSPQG; encoded by the exons ATGACATTTCTCAATATTTCAGGACATCGAGGTGAATTTGACTTGCGAGAAAGGCTCCAAAGGAACCGTTCTCCATCGCGTAACTCACCAGATAAAAGAGAGGGAAAAGCAATACAAACCACTCATG GAGACAGCTCTCCTGGGAAAAGGAT TGATGACAGAAATGTGCAGAAGAGAAGGCGTTGGGATGCCCGTGGTGATTACTCTGGCAGGATGTCAGATGGGACTTTAGATAAG ATGAGAGAAGCGCACTATGACAAAAAAACGCTCCAG ATGTACTTAGAGGACAAGGTTAAGGAAGCTGATTCGTTAACTTCTGAAGTTCATGAACTTAAGAGGCAACTTtcgaaagagaaagaagagcGGGAAAG GTTTACTACGAACGTCAAAAAGTTCATCGAAGTACATTACTCTCACTTGCGATTAGAAGACGAACTAAAGAA ATCACAGGCTCAGCTTAAGAATTTGGTTGCGCAGCTTGAATTAGATGTAGGGACTCGCAGGGTATTTTCCTCGAGTGAAGAGGAGGGCGAACTGAAGAG ATCACAGGGTGAGCTTCAGAATTTGGGCGAACCGAATTCTTCCTCACGTAGGCTGAGGTCACGTGTCGAAGTTCATGGGAAATCACCTCAAG GTTAG
- the LOC121756001 gene encoding uncharacterized protein LOC121756001, whose translation MVKSLDICICLFILALDIYAAVLGWEAEEAQNQKLGKFLDVFVCLFIVALDAVGGKLGLKAYDAEGQERHLKLWMIECKGPSHGAFVLGIGAASLLVIAHVIANSPCFVTMKTSSNKTLAKIFLVITWFVMLIGLGLLAFGIKSNHESSRESCSVKLVVVHVLKYGGYSCMVHAFFAVAYYATATSLFTWGD comes from the exons ATGGTGAAATCTTTGGACATTTGCATCTGCCTCTTTATCCTTGCACTAGACATCTATGCCGCGGTTCTTGGGTGGGAAGCAGAAGAAGCTCAAAACCAG AAATTGGGGAAATTTCTAGACGTTTTCGTCTGCCTCTTTATCGTTGCACTAGACGCCGTTGGAGGGAAACTCGGGTTGAAAGCATATGATGCTGAAGGCCAG GAGAGGCATTTGAAGCTGTGGATGATTGAGTGCAAGGGGCCAAGCCATGGTGCATTTGTTTTAGGGATAGGAGCAGCAAGTCTTCTTGTAATAGCCCATGTTATTGCTAATTCACCTTGTTTTGTCACTATGAAAACTTCTTCCAATAAGACCTTGGCCAAGATATTCCTTGTTATCACTTG GTTCGTCATGCTCATCGGATTAGGTTTGCTCGCGTTTGGAATAAAGTCGAACCACGAATCAAGCAGGGAGTCGTGCAGCGTAAAACTAGTCGTCGTCCATGTCCTGAAGTACGGTGGCTACTCATGCATGGTTCATGCCTTCTTTGCAGTTGCATACTATGCTACTGCCACTTCCTTATTTACTTGGGGGGATTAA